One genomic region from Mycoplasmopsis meleagridis encodes:
- the rplQ gene encoding 50S ribosomal protein L17 produces MANPTQIYSRDTKWRKSVMRTLTSELLVHGRLTTTLTRAKELRRHAEKIITKAKNPTLANRRLVAAYLRSTLANNKESLLKYLFNEIAPKYKERNGGYTRIYKIVSRRGDNSKMAIIELV; encoded by the coding sequence ATGGCTAATCCAACTCAAATTTATAGCCGTGATACTAAATGAAGAAAAAGCGTAATGCGTACTTTAACTAGCGAATTGTTAGTGCATGGGCGCTTAACTACAACTTTAACTCGTGCAAAGGAATTACGTCGTCATGCTGAAAAAATTATTACTAAAGCTAAAAATCCAACTTTAGCAAATCGTAGATTGGTAGCAGCTTATCTTCGCTCTACACTAGCAAATAATAAAGAATCACTTTTAAAATATTTGTTTAACGAAATTGCCCCAAAATATAAAGAAAGAAATGGCGGATATACAAGAATTTACAAAATTGTTTCTCGTAGGGGTGATAATTCTAAAATGGCAATTATCGAACTAGTTTAA
- the ychF gene encoding redox-regulated ATPase YchF encodes MSLKAGIVGLPNVGKSTLFSALTKYQVEASNYAFTTIEPNISSVPLNDKRLYQLAEIVNPEKIIPATFDFVDIAGLVKGASKGEGLGNKFLANIRQVDAIIHVVRCFNDKNIMHVNNEINPVNDIQIINLELILADLETINNVLNRINKKAKSGDKEALNEFNFANRIKNTLENNIFINKIINEFNEEELKYLKSYQLLTAKAMIYVANLSAEQITNYENDKFYKELAAYINNQNKIIPISVQVEFEISQMDANDEEEFLKSYQIEHSGLDYLTREAFDLLKLKTYFTAGKKEIRAWVFKEGMLAPSCAGIIHSDFEKKFIKAEVISFEDYIKFDGENGAKNAGKLRIEGKNYIMQDGDICHFRFGK; translated from the coding sequence ATGTCACTTAAAGCAGGAATTGTAGGCTTACCAAATGTAGGCAAAAGCACTCTTTTTAGCGCTTTAACTAAATATCAAGTTGAAGCAAGTAATTATGCTTTTACCACCATTGAACCAAATATTAGCAGTGTTCCTTTAAACGACAAAAGACTATATCAACTAGCAGAAATTGTTAATCCTGAAAAAATTATTCCTGCTACTTTTGATTTCGTTGATATAGCAGGTTTAGTTAAAGGGGCTTCAAAAGGTGAGGGATTAGGTAATAAATTTTTAGCTAATATCAGACAAGTAGATGCTATTATTCATGTCGTTAGATGTTTTAACGATAAAAATATTATGCACGTTAATAATGAAATTAACCCCGTTAATGATATACAAATAATTAATTTAGAACTTATTTTGGCTGATTTAGAAACAATTAATAATGTTCTCAATAGAATTAACAAAAAAGCAAAAAGCGGTGATAAAGAAGCTTTAAATGAGTTTAATTTTGCTAATAGAATTAAAAATACTTTAGAAAATAATATTTTCATTAACAAAATAATTAATGAATTTAATGAAGAAGAATTAAAGTATTTGAAAAGTTACCAACTATTAACTGCTAAGGCAATGATTTATGTTGCTAATTTATCAGCTGAGCAAATTACTAATTATGAAAATGATAAATTTTATAAAGAATTAGCTGCTTATATAAATAATCAAAATAAAATCATTCCTATTTCAGTGCAAGTAGAATTCGAAATAAGCCAAATGGATGCTAATGATGAAGAGGAATTTTTAAAAAGTTACCAAATTGAACATAGTGGCTTAGATTATCTAACCAGAGAGGCATTTGATCTTTTAAAACTTAAAACTTATTTTACCGCAGGAAAAAAAGAAATAAGAGCTTGAGTTTTTAAAGAAGGTATGCTAGCTCCTAGTTGTGCTGGCATTATTCATAGTGACTTTGAAAAAAAATTTATTAAAGCTGAAGTTATTTCTTTCGAAGATTACATAAAATTTGATGGCGAAAATGGTGCAAAAAATGCTGGCAAATTAAGAATTGAAGGTAAAAATTATATTATGCAAGATGGTGATATATGTCATTTTAGGTTCGGAAAATAA
- the holA gene encoding DNA polymerase III subunit delta, which translates to MYFLYGEENFLINKKIKQICKNYPKHKIMHFYYENIDKINDFIKNIYTDSLFNEKKILIMHNFEFFTKKNIDKKEIFILEQLIDSLNFNGENIIVFVNNEISESKNIFSNFFTENTIKKLDKSNIYEFKKLNNKEKINLAIEYVKEKEGYLSFVDASILVNILEDDTTLLISELDKLLSYDKKITSDMIYKIIAPIIKDDPFGFVNSLETNSLEFIWKKYKEKIEQGEYIINLISQLSQTLIICNQIHNYLKLNDNLLAYCSDFKINNYRAKKIQNLISKLGIYKIKNMLKNLAVIEEDIKNGKINEKIAFEQLLIRYFQ; encoded by the coding sequence ATGTATTTTTTATACGGAGAAGAAAATTTTTTAATAAATAAAAAAATTAAACAAATTTGTAAAAATTATCCTAAGCATAAAATCATGCATTTTTACTATGAAAATATCGATAAAATCAACGATTTTATTAAAAATATTTATACAGATTCACTATTTAACGAAAAAAAAATTTTAATTATGCATAATTTTGAATTTTTTACTAAAAAAAATATAGATAAAAAAGAAATTTTTATCCTCGAACAATTGATTGATTCTCTTAATTTTAATGGCGAAAACATCATTGTTTTTGTTAATAATGAAATAAGTGAAAGCAAAAATATATTCTCTAATTTTTTTACTGAAAATACTATAAAAAAGTTAGATAAGTCAAATATATATGAATTTAAAAAACTAAATAATAAAGAAAAAATTAATTTAGCAATTGAATATGTAAAAGAAAAAGAAGGATATTTAAGTTTTGTAGATGCTTCAATTTTAGTAAACATTTTAGAAGATGATACAACGCTTTTAATAAGTGAATTAGATAAATTATTAAGTTATGATAAAAAAATAACTAGCGATATGATCTATAAAATCATTGCTCCGATAATTAAAGATGACCCTTTTGGTTTTGTTAATTCTCTAGAAACTAACAGTTTGGAATTTATTTGAAAAAAATATAAAGAAAAAATAGAACAAGGAGAATATATAATTAATTTAATTAGTCAATTGTCTCAAACTTTGATAATTTGTAATCAAATTCATAATTATTTAAAACTTAATGACAATTTGTTAGCCTACTGTAGTGATTTTAAAATAAATAATTATCGTGCTAAAAAAATACAAAATTTAATTTCTAAATTAGGTATTTACAAAATTAAAAATATGCTTAAAAATTTAGCTGTTATAGAAGAAGATATTAAAAATGGTAAAATAAACGAAAAAATAGCTTTTGAACAATTATTAATAAGATATTTTCAGTAA
- the whiA gene encoding DNA-binding protein WhiA: MNFSLEIKYEIIKKQKNNEQIINFLNGFIVGKANFDLNQNILLIIKDNYIKEKIIAFLKQLKYEYIVEANNLVIKSYNSVLQKNITKLSSFFAGIFCASGTISNLTKTSYHLSLSSPNEIFIDDIKEKLNSYSFGFNKYHYQKKYYLYIKKQEKIADFLKAIEAIDSFFKFEDNIIQRDYENNNNRLNNIDYSNIEKIAKAHNEYLQNIEFIEKNKLQYHFNERELIFFKLIKENYGDSLNAYVEALAEKGIIITKGGLNHWIIKLRKVVKSYK; the protein is encoded by the coding sequence ATGAATTTTAGTTTAGAAATAAAATATGAAATTATCAAAAAACAAAAAAATAATGAACAAATAATAAACTTTTTAAACGGTTTTATAGTAGGAAAAGCTAATTTTGATCTTAATCAAAATATTTTGTTAATAATTAAAGATAATTACATCAAAGAAAAAATTATCGCTTTTCTTAAACAGCTAAAATATGAATATATCGTTGAAGCAAATAATTTAGTAATTAAATCCTATAACTCGGTATTGCAAAAAAATATAACAAAATTAAGTAGTTTTTTTGCCGGTATTTTTTGTGCTTCTGGAACAATTAGTAACTTAACTAAAACTTCATACCATTTATCGTTAAGCTCTCCTAACGAAATTTTTATTGATGATATAAAAGAAAAACTTAATTCATATTCTTTTGGTTTCAACAAATATCACTATCAAAAAAAATATTATTTATATATTAAAAAACAAGAGAAAATAGCAGATTTCTTAAAAGCAATTGAAGCTATTGATTCTTTTTTTAAATTTGAAGACAATATCATTCAAAGAGACTATGAAAATAACAACAATAGATTGAACAATATTGATTATTCAAACATTGAAAAAATAGCAAAAGCACATAATGAATATTTACAAAATATTGAATTCATTGAAAAAAATAAGTTGCAATATCATTTTAACGAAAGAGAATTAATTTTTTTTAAACTTATTAAAGAAAATTATGGTGATTCTCTAAATGCATATGTAGAAGCTTTAGCAGAAAAAGGAATAATTATTACAAAGGGCGGATTGAATCATTGAATAATTAAATTGAGAAAAGTTGTAAAAAGTTATAAATAG
- a CDS encoding TIGR00282 family metallophosphoesterase: MNKKLKILFIGDIFGEPGIKIVEKYLPNLIKEKKIDFVIAQAENVSGRKGFAKKDYLRLKKAGINYFTLGNHVWANDEILTFINNNDLSRPANVDNSYPGKGSQIVKINNKTLRITALMGITFNKLLFPWKEETANNFFDCIDNILNYQERADFHFIDFHAETTSEKNVLALYLDGKIDALVGTHTHVQTNDARILPNKTCFISDVGMCGPINSAIGANFEEVYLKMRYQKNVKFKVSSNKSQFNGVLISLNSINKDKNSIKTINFHE; encoded by the coding sequence ATGAATAAAAAACTTAAAATTCTCTTTATAGGAGATATTTTTGGTGAACCTGGTATAAAAATAGTTGAAAAATATTTGCCTAATTTAATCAAAGAGAAAAAAATTGATTTTGTTATTGCTCAAGCAGAAAATGTTTCTGGAAGAAAAGGCTTTGCTAAAAAAGATTATTTGCGTCTTAAAAAAGCTGGAATAAATTACTTCACATTAGGTAATCATGTGTGAGCCAATGATGAAATTTTAACTTTTATTAATAATAATGATTTATCTCGTCCTGCTAATGTGGATAATTCATATCCAGGAAAAGGTAGTCAAATTGTCAAAATTAATAATAAAACTTTGAGAATAACAGCATTAATGGGAATTACTTTTAACAAGTTACTATTTCCTTGAAAAGAGGAAACAGCAAATAATTTTTTTGATTGCATAGACAATATTTTGAATTATCAAGAAAGAGCTGATTTTCATTTTATAGATTTTCATGCGGAAACAACTAGCGAAAAAAATGTTCTAGCACTCTATTTAGATGGTAAAATCGATGCTCTTGTAGGAACTCATACACATGTACAAACTAATGATGCAAGAATTTTGCCTAACAAAACATGTTTTATTAGTGATGTGGGAATGTGCGGCCCTATTAATTCTGCAATAGGGGCCAATTTTGAAGAAGTTTATTTAAAAATGCGTTATCAAAAAAATGTTAAATTTAAAGTTTCTTCTAACAAATCCCAATTTAATGGTGTTTTAATTAGTTTGAATAGTATTAATAAAGATAAAAATAGTATAAAAACAATAAATTTTCATGAATAA
- a CDS encoding ribonuclease J codes for MRKNHINIFALGGLDENGKNCYVLEFNEEIYIINTGTKIPLNSNNGIDNIIPNFNYLVNNKHKIKGVFVSDVKNETFSALPWLLMKIDSLHIYSSEFNNLTIKDRLNKYKIDNPNYKIHALKTIKKIGEIFVQPIELAGSMPGHIGFNFITPDGDILFMFNFVEGDLGIYGKLNFEILKQNFSKRKILALIVDSGRANYKGRAINKIKLPETIRQTFLKTKNNERIIIGAYDEEMVSIQQILDLALETNRPLIIYGKTYNQLLNLIVKKYPQLKLPKIIDYRLANKTNNSVILITGAIERLYSRFLRIIENNDIYLTLKASDNVIMIAPPVNGLEKLEAYTLDEIAKITTKITDVTSEEFYRHRPAAQDIINLVKHLNPQYIIPAQGLYRYLINVKRNLNQELKIKANRCLILQNGQIVHFVDGKLLSLNGKVKEIGDTIVDGFGVGDISSAVLNERETLGRDGVIIIAAYYNNRTKLLSGKMQIKFIGIFDKKSKTDAKELIKNVIVKLIDKETFNGLRDFQNRARQSVRRKIFKVYDKEPMVIINLMQISN; via the coding sequence ATGCGAAAAAATCATATCAATATTTTTGCTTTGGGAGGACTTGACGAAAATGGCAAAAACTGCTACGTTCTAGAGTTTAACGAAGAAATTTATATCATCAATACAGGAACTAAAATTCCTTTAAATTCAAATAATGGCATTGATAATATAATTCCTAATTTTAATTATTTAGTGAACAATAAACATAAAATTAAAGGCGTTTTTGTTTCTGATGTAAAAAATGAAACTTTTAGTGCTCTTCCTTGATTGTTAATGAAAATTGATTCTTTACATATTTATTCATCAGAATTTAATAATTTAACTATCAAAGATCGTTTGAATAAATATAAAATAGATAATCCTAACTACAAAATACACGCTTTAAAAACAATTAAAAAAATTGGTGAAATTTTTGTGCAGCCCATTGAATTGGCAGGTTCAATGCCTGGGCATATTGGTTTTAATTTTATTACTCCTGATGGAGATATCTTGTTCATGTTTAATTTTGTCGAAGGAGATTTAGGAATTTATGGCAAATTAAATTTTGAGATTTTAAAACAAAATTTTAGTAAACGCAAAATTCTAGCTTTAATTGTAGATTCTGGAAGAGCAAATTATAAGGGTAGAGCTATTAATAAAATAAAACTACCGGAAACTATTAGACAAACTTTTTTAAAAACTAAAAATAATGAAAGAATTATTATTGGCGCTTATGATGAAGAAATGGTTTCTATTCAACAAATTTTAGACTTGGCTTTAGAAACAAATAGACCATTAATTATTTATGGGAAAACTTATAATCAGTTATTGAATTTAATTGTTAAAAAATATCCTCAATTAAAATTGCCTAAAATCATAGACTATCGTTTAGCAAATAAAACTAATAACAGCGTTATTTTGATAACAGGAGCAATTGAAAGACTTTATTCTCGTTTTTTAAGAATAATTGAAAACAATGATATTTATTTAACTCTTAAAGCAAGTGATAATGTAATTATGATTGCTCCTCCAGTCAATGGTTTAGAAAAATTAGAAGCATATACTTTAGACGAAATTGCAAAAATTACTACTAAAATCACAGATGTTACTTCTGAAGAATTTTATAGACATAGACCAGCAGCACAAGACATTATTAATTTAGTAAAGCATCTAAATCCTCAATATATTATTCCTGCACAAGGTTTATATCGTTATTTAATTAATGTTAAAAGAAACTTAAATCAAGAACTTAAAATAAAAGCAAATCGCTGTTTAATATTACAAAATGGGCAAATTGTGCATTTCGTTGATGGAAAATTACTTTCTTTAAATGGAAAAGTTAAGGAAATAGGAGACACTATTGTTGATGGTTTTGGAGTGGGCGATATTTCTTCCGCAGTTTTGAATGAAAGAGAAACTTTAGGAAGAGATGGAGTAATTATTATTGCGGCATATTACAATAATAGAACTAAATTATTAAGTGGTAAAATGCAAATTAAATTTATAGGTATTTTTGATAAAAAAAGTAAAACTGACGCTAAAGAATTAATCAAAAATGTTATTGTCAAACTTATCGATAAAGAAACATTTAATGGTTTAAGAGATTTTCAAAATCGCGCAAGACAATCTGTTAGAAGAAAAATATTTAAAGTCTATGATAAAGAACCAATGGTTATTATTAACTTAATGCAAATTTCTAATTAA
- the rsmI gene encoding 16S rRNA (cytidine(1402)-2'-O)-methyltransferase, translated as MSKIYIVGTPIGNMKDITYRAIEILKEVDLIACEDTRVTKKLLDYWNIKKKLLVYNKFNEKNSAKGIINKLNSENINLALVSDAGMPLISDPGFDIIKEARNNNIEIELIPGVNAAISTFVLSAFASEFIFLGFPKEKSSQREKQIRSFVENYAYIFYVAPHKLLYFIDEIDKIWNDRAQIFLAKELTKMFEKHYTGSPKEIKKLLEKETIKGEFTLVLKLKTHKRIKVNKYAKKD; from the coding sequence ATGTCTAAAATTTACATTGTGGGAACTCCTATAGGCAACATGAAAGATATTACTTATCGAGCTATAGAAATTCTTAAAGAAGTTGATTTAATCGCTTGTGAAGACACTAGAGTTACTAAAAAACTTTTGGATTATTGAAACATAAAGAAAAAGCTTTTAGTCTATAACAAATTTAATGAAAAAAATTCTGCTAAAGGTATTATAAATAAACTTAATTCAGAAAATATTAATCTTGCGTTAGTAAGTGATGCTGGTATGCCTTTAATTAGCGATCCTGGTTTTGACATTATTAAAGAAGCTAGAAATAATAATATTGAAATTGAACTAATTCCCGGAGTTAATGCTGCTATAAGTACATTTGTTCTAAGCGCGTTTGCATCAGAATTTATTTTTTTGGGCTTTCCTAAGGAAAAAAGCTCGCAAAGGGAAAAACAAATTAGATCCTTTGTTGAAAATTATGCATATATTTTTTATGTTGCTCCACATAAATTGCTTTATTTTATAGATGAAATAGATAAAATTTGAAATGATAGAGCACAAATTTTTTTGGCAAAAGAATTAACAAAAATGTTTGAAAAACATTACACAGGTAGTCCTAAAGAAATTAAAAAATTACTAGAAAAAGAAACTATTAAAGGAGAATTCACTTTAGTTCTCAAATTAAAGACTCATAAAAGAATAAAAGTAAATAAATACGCTAAAAAAGACTAG
- the tmk gene encoding dTMP kinase, protein MFITFEGLDGSGKTTVIKLLAEKFKNTFKNINIITTREPGGQGIKEAEKIREIILSKESDISPITEAMLYSASRRIHLDKVVIPALKENKIVLCDRYIDSFYAYQGYARNLGIDFVKNLTSLVVQNLMPDITFFLDLSLEKSKERREKSRNIQSLNRLDIESDNFYKKVYDGYQELIKNEPKRFIVIDSNKKIDYVVNEIFNIIINHQLFKKHYKID, encoded by the coding sequence ATGTTTATAACTTTTGAAGGTTTAGATGGAAGTGGAAAAACCACAGTAATAAAATTGCTTGCTGAAAAATTTAAAAACACTTTTAAAAACATCAATATTATCACCACAAGAGAACCAGGCGGACAAGGAATTAAAGAAGCAGAAAAAATTCGTGAAATAATTCTTAGTAAAGAAAGTGATATTTCGCCAATTACTGAAGCTATGCTTTATTCAGCATCAAGAAGAATACACCTTGATAAAGTTGTAATTCCTGCTTTAAAAGAAAATAAAATAGTTCTTTGTGATCGATACATTGATAGTTTCTATGCCTATCAAGGTTATGCTAGAAACTTAGGAATTGATTTTGTTAAAAATCTTACTTCTTTAGTAGTACAAAATCTAATGCCTGACATAACTTTTTTTCTAGATTTAAGTTTGGAAAAAAGTAAAGAAAGAAGAGAAAAAAGTCGTAATATCCAATCTCTTAATCGATTAGACATTGAATCTGATAATTTTTATAAAAAAGTTTATGATGGTTATCAAGAATTAATAAAAAATGAACCAAAAAGATTCATAGTTATTGATTCAAACAAAAAAATAGATTATGTTGTAAATGAAATCTTTAATATTATAATAAATCACCAATTATTCAAAAAACATTACAAAATAGACTAA
- a CDS encoding toprim domain-containing protein produces the protein MKIKTIEELNEKLAYFPGISKKQAEKMSNFLLTQEEKYIDELIDKLINFKKKINFCPQCNLLRENDFCSNCNEEKENNSLIIVENVAVSNRLSNFNVFQGYFYVLPYIIEPKSDLLDDKYEYNELFEYIGKHNFEEIIIMLSPSLNGELTTNYLLEKLKESKIKCTRAAIGMPMNSSIDYLDAFTLKQSLENRNSK, from the coding sequence ATGAAAATAAAAACTATTGAAGAACTCAATGAAAAATTAGCTTATTTTCCAGGCATTAGTAAAAAACAAGCGGAAAAAATGTCTAATTTTTTATTAACACAAGAGGAAAAATATATTGATGAATTAATAGATAAATTAATCAATTTTAAGAAAAAAATTAATTTTTGTCCTCAATGTAATTTACTTAGAGAAAATGATTTTTGCTCAAATTGTAATGAAGAAAAAGAAAACAATAGTTTAATCATTGTTGAAAACGTCGCCGTTTCAAACAGATTAAGTAATTTTAATGTTTTTCAAGGATATTTTTACGTATTACCTTACATAATAGAACCAAAAAGTGATTTACTAGACGATAAATACGAATATAATGAACTTTTTGAATATATAGGAAAACATAATTTCGAAGAAATAATCATTATGCTTAGTCCTTCATTAAACGGAGAATTAACCACTAATTATTTACTTGAAAAATTAAAAGAAAGCAAAATTAAATGCACCAGAGCAGCTATAGGCATGCCAATGAATTCTAGTATTGATTACCTAGACGCTTTTACTTTAAAACAATCATTAGAAAATAGAAATAGCAAATAG